In one window of Brenneria goodwinii DNA:
- the flgD gene encoding flagellar hook assembly protein FlgD — MSITINDTSSATQTAASSTTTTTGTGSVDLQNQFLTLLVAQLQNQDPTNPMDNDQLLSQLAQINTVSGIEKLNTTLGSISGQINNNQSLQATTLIGHGVMVPGSEVLVGSETTTPFGLELEQAADTVTATITDSTGKVVQSLDLGALSAGVHSFTWDGKTTDGTAAPDGAYTVSIAASANGAQQVVQPLNYALVNSVTNSDSGALLDLGLRGKATLEDVRQIL; from the coding sequence ATGTCAATTACCATTAACGATACGAGCTCGGCAACGCAAACAGCGGCCAGTTCGACAACGACCACAACCGGCACCGGCAGTGTCGATCTGCAAAATCAGTTTCTGACGCTGTTGGTTGCACAGTTGCAGAATCAGGATCCAACCAATCCGATGGATAACGATCAGTTATTAAGTCAGTTGGCGCAGATTAATACCGTAAGCGGTATTGAAAAACTCAATACGACGCTGGGTTCTATCTCCGGTCAGATCAATAACAATCAGTCGTTGCAGGCAACGACCCTGATTGGTCATGGGGTGATGGTGCCTGGAAGCGAGGTGCTAGTCGGGAGTGAGACGACGACGCCGTTCGGGCTGGAGCTGGAGCAAGCGGCGGACACGGTCACCGCGACGATTACCGACAGTACCGGCAAAGTTGTTCAGTCTCTGGATCTGGGCGCTTTGTCTGCCGGCGTACACTCCTTTACCTGGGACGGCAAAACGACAGACGGCACAGCCGCGCCGGATGGCGCCTACACCGTGTCTATTGCCGCCAGCGCCAACGGCGCGCAGCAGGTGGTGCAGCCGTTGAATTATGCGCTGGTCAACAGCGTGACCAACAGCGATTCCGGGGCTTTGCTGGATCTCGGCCTGCGCGGTAAAGCCACGCTGGAAGATGTACGGCAGATCCTGTAA
- the flgM gene encoding flagellar biosynthesis anti-sigma factor FlgM, with protein sequence MSIDRTQPLKPVSQVQQREPGEVSKPKRKQTEAQTEISATQVKLSDAQAKLMQPGTSDIDMNRVETLKQAIRDGSLKIDVEKIADALIKDTQDFLASN encoded by the coding sequence ATGAGTATTGATCGTACCCAGCCGCTGAAACCAGTCAGTCAGGTTCAGCAGCGCGAACCGGGTGAGGTATCCAAGCCCAAACGTAAACAGACTGAAGCACAGACCGAAATCAGCGCCACGCAGGTAAAACTCAGCGATGCGCAGGCTAAATTAATGCAGCCTGGCACGAGCGATATTGATATGAATCGGGTCGAAACACTGAAACAAGCTATCCGTGATGGCTCGTTGAAAATCGATGTTGAAAAAATCGCTGATGCGTTAATCAAAGACACTCAGGACTTCTTAGCAAGTAATTAA
- the flgG gene encoding flagellar basal-body rod protein FlgG, with amino-acid sequence MIRSLWIAKTGLNAQQTNMDVISNNLANVSTNGFKRQRAVFEDLLYQTVRQPGAQSSEQTMLPSGLQLGTGVRPVSTERIHTQGAFSETGNSKDVAIKGQGFFQVQLPDGTTAYTRDGAFQLDGNGQLVTSSGFLVQPAITIPANAIEMTIGRDGIVSVTQQGQTAATQVGQLTLTTFINDSGLESVGENLYMETESSGAPNESNPGLNGAGLLYQKYVETSNVNVAEELVSMIQTQRAYEINSKAVSSSDQMLQKLTQL; translated from the coding sequence ATGATCCGTTCTTTGTGGATTGCGAAAACCGGTCTGAATGCCCAGCAAACCAATATGGATGTTATTTCCAATAACCTGGCAAACGTCAGCACCAATGGGTTCAAACGTCAGCGTGCGGTGTTTGAGGATTTGCTGTATCAGACCGTTCGTCAGCCGGGCGCTCAGTCATCCGAGCAGACAATGTTGCCGTCTGGTTTGCAGTTAGGGACTGGCGTTCGCCCGGTATCAACCGAGCGTATACATACCCAGGGGGCCTTCTCTGAAACGGGAAACTCCAAGGATGTGGCGATCAAGGGACAGGGCTTTTTCCAGGTACAACTGCCGGATGGTACAACGGCATATACCCGCGATGGCGCTTTTCAACTGGATGGCAACGGTCAGTTGGTGACGTCCAGCGGTTTTCTGGTGCAGCCGGCGATAACCATTCCCGCCAATGCCATTGAAATGACGATTGGTCGTGACGGTATTGTCAGCGTCACCCAGCAAGGTCAGACTGCAGCGACGCAGGTCGGACAATTAACGCTGACGACTTTTATCAATGACAGCGGGCTGGAAAGCGTCGGTGAAAATTTATACATGGAAACCGAAAGCTCCGGGGCGCCGAATGAAAGCAATCCGGGCCTGAACGGCGCCGGTTTGTTGTATCAGAAGTATGTTGAAACCTCGAACGTTAATGTGGCCGAAGAGTTGGTTTCCATGATTCAGACACAGCGTGCTTATGAGATTAACAGCAAGGCGGTTTCATCTTCTGACCAAATGTTGCAGAAGCTGACCCAACTGTAA
- the flgE gene encoding flagellar hook protein FlgE — MGFSQAVSGLNAASNNLDVIGNNIANSATVGFKSGTVSFADMFAGSKVGMGTQVAAVMQDFSNGTVTSSSRALDIAISGSGFFRMQDTNGSVYYSRNGQFTLDSARNIVNMQGMQLTGYPATGTPPTIQQGADPVGLTIPEDAMAAQATTVASIIANLNSSDETKIWDETNPADTSNYKGSITTYDSLGNAHDFALYFVKVDDNQWSAYAKDTSDSTSDFQQIDLEFSSNGTITTPGPFTLEMNSLNGSAPSPFTLSFTGSTQQNSDNSTKSPTQNGYAPGELTGYSINDDGTVVGTYSNQKQQVLGQIVLASFANPEGLSPEGDNVWSATDNSGQAVVNLAGTGNLGKLIGQATESSNVDMSQELVNMIVAQRNYQANSQTIKTQDAILQTLISLR; from the coding sequence ATGGGTTTTTCGCAGGCGGTCAGCGGGTTAAACGCCGCATCCAATAACCTGGATGTCATCGGCAACAATATTGCCAACTCGGCAACGGTAGGATTTAAATCCGGCACGGTCTCTTTTGCCGATATGTTCGCGGGTTCCAAGGTCGGAATGGGTACCCAGGTCGCTGCCGTGATGCAGGATTTCAGCAACGGCACCGTTACCAGCAGTTCACGCGCGCTGGATATCGCCATCAGCGGCAGCGGTTTTTTCCGTATGCAAGATACCAACGGCTCTGTTTATTACAGCCGCAATGGTCAGTTCACGCTGGATAGCGCCCGTAATATCGTCAATATGCAGGGTATGCAGTTGACCGGCTATCCGGCAACCGGTACGCCGCCGACTATCCAGCAGGGGGCCGATCCCGTCGGGCTGACTATTCCCGAAGATGCCATGGCGGCTCAGGCGACCACTGTGGCTTCCATTATCGCCAACCTGAACTCTTCGGATGAGACCAAGATCTGGGATGAAACCAACCCGGCTGATACCTCAAACTATAAAGGTTCCATCACCACCTACGACAGCCTGGGCAACGCCCACGATTTCGCACTCTATTTTGTTAAGGTGGACGACAATCAGTGGAGCGCCTACGCTAAAGACACCAGCGACAGCACCTCCGATTTTCAACAGATAGACCTTGAATTTTCCTCTAACGGCACGATAACGACGCCGGGGCCTTTTACGCTTGAGATGAACTCGCTGAATGGTTCTGCGCCAAGCCCGTTTACGTTGAGTTTTACCGGCAGTACCCAGCAAAACAGCGATAACAGCACCAAATCACCGACTCAGAACGGCTACGCGCCTGGTGAATTGACGGGTTATAGCATCAATGACGACGGCACCGTCGTCGGTACCTATTCCAACCAGAAACAACAGGTTCTGGGGCAGATTGTATTAGCCAGCTTCGCCAACCCTGAGGGGTTATCTCCCGAGGGCGATAACGTCTGGTCGGCGACCGATAACTCCGGGCAGGCGGTGGTTAATCTGGCCGGTACCGGCAATCTGGGTAAGCTGATCGGTCAGGCGACGGAAAGTTCTAACGTCGATATGAGTCAAGAACTGGTCAATATGATTGTGGCTCAACGCAACTATCAGGCCAATTCGCAGACCATTAAAACGCAGGATGCCATTCTGCAAACGCTGATCAGCCTGCGTTAA
- a CDS encoding flagellar basal body rod protein FlgF, with translation MDHAIYTAMGAASQTLEQQAVTAHNLANASTPGFRAQLSALRAVPVNGLSLPTRTLVVASTPGADMTQGIMDYTGRAMDVALSKDGWLAVQAADGNEAYTRNGNIEINADGELMIQGHLVQGDGGPIEVPPQAQITIASDGTISALNAGDPPNTIAQLGRLKLVQATGQEVTRSDDGLFRLTTQAQQQRGNVLPNDPTVQVMPGVLEGSNVNPVNTMVDMIANARRFEMQMKVISSVDDNAQRANQILAMS, from the coding sequence ATGGATCATGCTATTTACACCGCGATGGGGGCGGCGAGTCAGACGCTGGAACAGCAGGCCGTCACCGCTCACAATCTGGCCAATGCATCGACACCGGGTTTTCGCGCCCAACTTTCGGCGCTGCGCGCAGTACCGGTGAATGGGTTGTCACTACCCACCCGCACGCTGGTTGTCGCCTCGACGCCCGGCGCCGATATGACGCAAGGGATAATGGACTATACCGGTCGGGCGATGGATGTCGCTCTCTCGAAAGACGGTTGGTTGGCTGTCCAGGCGGCGGATGGCAATGAAGCATACACCCGTAACGGCAATATAGAGATCAATGCCGACGGTGAACTGATGATCCAGGGGCATTTGGTGCAAGGTGACGGCGGGCCGATTGAAGTTCCTCCCCAGGCCCAAATCACTATTGCGTCGGATGGAACCATCTCCGCATTGAATGCCGGCGATCCGCCAAATACCATCGCTCAGCTAGGACGATTGAAACTGGTACAGGCGACAGGGCAGGAAGTGACGCGCTCTGACGATGGTTTATTCCGTCTCACGACACAAGCGCAGCAACAACGCGGTAATGTGCTGCCTAACGATCCTACCGTGCAAGTGATGCCCGGCGTGTTGGAAGGCAGTAACGTCAATCCGGTTAATACCATGGTGGATATGATCGCCAACGCCCGACGCTTCGAAATGCAGATGAAAGTGATCAGCAGCGTCGATGATAATGCCCAACGCGCTAATCAGATATTAGCAATGAGTTAA
- a CDS encoding flagella synthesis protein FlgN produces the protein MEKLQTILDKLLNNLNDLQQVMSDEQTQLCAGQINSGALQQVTEKKSSLLATMQYLETCRHEEESLKKLQAPYEDIEALAERWQQIQQLTKSLRNKNQHNGMLLNQHISHTDKALEVLRPRHGQSLYGPDGQAKGANFSGRKISI, from the coding sequence ATGGAAAAACTACAAACGATACTCGATAAGTTGCTGAATAATCTGAATGACCTACAGCAGGTTATGTCGGATGAGCAAACACAGCTATGTGCCGGCCAAATCAATAGCGGCGCACTTCAACAAGTTACCGAGAAAAAAAGTTCGTTATTGGCAACAATGCAATATCTGGAGACATGTCGTCATGAAGAAGAATCATTGAAAAAACTTCAGGCGCCATATGAAGATATAGAAGCGTTAGCAGAGCGCTGGCAACAGATACAGCAGCTAACGAAAAGTCTGCGAAACAAAAATCAGCATAATGGCATGCTGCTCAATCAACATATTTCCCACACTGATAAAGCGCTCGAAGTACTAAGGCCGCGTCACGGACAGTCACTATATGGACCAGACGGTCAAGCGAAAGGCGCCAATTTTTCTGGCCGTAAAATCAGCATCTAA
- the flgC gene encoding flagellar basal body rod protein FlgC: protein MSLLNIFEISGSALAAQSQRMNVSASNLANADSVTGPDGEPYRAKQVVFEVNAAPGQSTGGVRVSGVVDDPSPARLVYEPGNPLADAQGYVRMPNVDPVSEMVNTISASRSYQANVEVLNTTKTMMLKTLTIGQ, encoded by the coding sequence ATGTCGTTATTAAATATATTCGAGATTTCTGGTTCCGCGCTTGCCGCGCAATCGCAGCGCATGAACGTGAGCGCCAGTAACCTGGCGAATGCCGACAGCGTTACCGGCCCGGATGGAGAACCTTATCGCGCCAAACAGGTGGTGTTCGAGGTGAATGCGGCGCCTGGCCAGTCCACCGGTGGTGTGCGAGTTTCCGGCGTCGTTGATGACCCGTCGCCTGCTCGTTTGGTTTATGAACCAGGCAATCCTTTAGCGGACGCTCAGGGGTATGTACGTATGCCGAATGTCGATCCGGTGTCGGAAATGGTTAACACCATTTCAGCATCACGCAGTTATCAGGCAAACGTAGAAGTATTGAACACCACGAAAACGATGATGTTGAAAACGCTGACGATTGGTCAATAA
- the flgJ gene encoding flagellar assembly peptidoglycan hydrolase FlgJ: protein MNNDVQIQSSAAYDAQSLNALKRQVTGNPQNAEGIRAVAQQMEGVFVQMMMKSMRAALPQDGLFSSEQTRLYTSMYDQQIGQQVAGKGLGLADVMVRQLSGGRSMPTEPKASVPLTFDRVAVQNMPAAAVEQIVRRAMPRLPAEGSALPLSSDNFVSRLSIPAQMASQQSGIPHHLIIAQAALESGWGQREIPTEDGRPSHNLFGIKAGSRWDGPVTEITTTEYEQGVAKKVKASFRVYDSYAEAIADYVKLLTQNPRYANVANAGSAEQAAHALQNAGYATDPQYAKKLVGMIQQMKSAGEKAVKAYTHDLSQLF, encoded by the coding sequence ATGAACAACGATGTACAAATACAGAGCAGCGCCGCATATGACGCCCAATCGCTGAATGCTCTCAAAAGGCAGGTGACCGGTAATCCCCAGAATGCAGAAGGGATTCGGGCGGTGGCTCAACAAATGGAAGGCGTTTTTGTCCAGATGATGATGAAGAGTATGCGCGCCGCGCTGCCGCAGGACGGGCTCTTCAGCAGTGAGCAGACGCGTCTGTATACATCGATGTACGATCAGCAAATTGGTCAGCAGGTCGCAGGAAAAGGGTTGGGATTAGCTGATGTGATGGTGCGGCAACTGTCCGGGGGGCGAAGCATGCCGACCGAACCCAAAGCGTCCGTGCCATTAACATTTGACCGTGTTGCGGTGCAAAACATGCCGGCGGCGGCGGTAGAACAAATTGTACGTCGCGCCATGCCCAGATTGCCGGCGGAAGGATCCGCTCTGCCGCTGTCCAGCGATAACTTTGTTTCCCGTTTGTCGATCCCGGCGCAGATGGCCAGTCAGCAAAGTGGTATTCCTCATCACTTAATCATTGCACAGGCTGCGCTGGAGTCAGGCTGGGGACAGCGTGAAATCCCCACCGAAGACGGGCGCCCAAGTCATAACCTTTTTGGCATCAAGGCCGGCAGTCGTTGGGATGGGCCGGTTACCGAGATAACCACGACGGAATATGAACAAGGGGTGGCGAAAAAGGTCAAGGCCAGCTTTCGGGTTTACGACTCCTATGCAGAGGCTATCGCTGATTATGTGAAACTGCTGACGCAAAATCCCCGTTATGCCAATGTGGCGAATGCCGGCAGCGCCGAGCAGGCTGCTCACGCCTTGCAGAATGCCGGTTATGCGACCGATCCCCAATACGCTAAAAAGCTGGTCGGTATGATTCAGCAGATGAAAAGTGCGGGCGAAAAAGCGGTCAAAGCCTATACCCATGATTTAAGCCAGCTGTTTTGA
- the flgH gene encoding flagellar basal body L-ring protein FlgH: MNAKSVAIQQFRRPRLLALFMMLTLNGCAYIPHDKVVTGPTTAQPTPMVMTASNGSIFQTSQPMNYGYQPMFEDRRPRNVGDTLTIVLQENVSASKSSSASASRDGSSTFGFGTTPRYLEGLFGNNRATLDASGTNEFAGQGGANANNTFSGTITVTVNQVLPNGNLNVVGEKQIAINQGTEFIRFSGVVNPRTISGTNSVPSTQVADARIEYVGNGYINEAQNMGWLQRFFLNVSPF; encoded by the coding sequence ATGAATGCAAAGTCGGTTGCTATCCAACAATTCCGCCGACCGCGTCTGTTGGCCTTGTTCATGATGTTGACACTCAACGGCTGCGCCTATATTCCACACGATAAAGTTGTGACTGGCCCGACAACAGCTCAACCGACTCCGATGGTGATGACTGCGTCTAATGGATCTATTTTTCAAACAAGCCAGCCAATGAACTACGGCTATCAGCCGATGTTTGAAGATCGCCGTCCTCGTAATGTGGGAGACACCCTGACCATCGTGTTGCAGGAAAACGTAAGTGCCAGCAAGAGTTCGTCGGCCAGCGCAAGCCGTGATGGGTCATCCACTTTTGGCTTCGGCACCACACCGCGTTATCTGGAAGGGCTTTTTGGCAATAACCGAGCAACCCTGGATGCATCGGGGACAAATGAGTTCGCCGGTCAGGGCGGGGCGAATGCCAACAACACATTCAGCGGTACGATTACGGTTACCGTTAATCAGGTTTTACCGAATGGCAACCTGAATGTGGTGGGCGAAAAACAGATTGCGATCAATCAGGGAACTGAGTTCATCCGTTTCTCTGGCGTGGTGAATCCCAGAACCATTAGCGGCACTAACTCAGTGCCTTCAACGCAGGTTGCCGATGCGCGTATAGAATATGTAGGCAACGGTTATATCAATGAAGCGCAAAACATGGGCTGGCTGCAGCGGTTCTTCCTTAATGTTTCTCCGTTCTAA
- the flgB gene encoding flagellar basal body rod protein FlgB: MLDKLDASLRFQQEALNLRAQRQEILAANIANADTPGYQARDIDFASQLSKVMEQGRAEGTGIALKTTSVRHIPAQNFQPPELDLLYRVPDQPALDGNTVDMDRERTNFADNSLKYQSSLTVLSGQIKGMMTVLQSGS; this comes from the coding sequence ATGCTCGATAAATTAGACGCCTCATTGCGGTTTCAACAGGAAGCGTTGAACTTGCGTGCCCAGCGGCAGGAAATTCTGGCTGCAAATATAGCCAATGCGGACACCCCTGGCTACCAGGCAAGGGATATCGATTTCGCCAGTCAGCTAAGTAAAGTGATGGAACAGGGCCGAGCGGAAGGTACGGGTATTGCTTTAAAAACCACCTCTGTACGGCATATTCCCGCACAGAATTTCCAGCCGCCGGAGCTTGATCTGTTATACCGCGTTCCCGACCAGCCGGCACTGGACGGCAACACCGTGGACATGGATCGCGAGCGCACCAATTTTGCCGACAACAGCCTGAAATATCAATCCAGCCTGACGGTTTTGAGCGGTCAAATCAAAGGCATGATGACGGTATTACAGTCTGGTTCGTGA
- a CDS encoding flagellar basal body P-ring protein FlgI yields MRITSFFTVLFALLALTSMPVSAERIRDLVNVQGVRDNALIGYGLVVGLDGSGDQTMQTPFTTQSLNNMLSQLGITVPTGTNMQLKNVAAVMVTAKLPPFARAGQNIDVVVSSMGNAKSLRGGTLLMTPLKGVDNQVYALAQGNVLVGGAGAAAGGSSVQVNQLAGGRISNGAIIERELPNTFGSTNTIILQLNEDDFTMAQRISDAINRSGLSGSATPLDSRTVQVMVPHGNSSQVRFLADVQNIEINMGAQDAKVIINSRTGSVVMNRDVVLGNCAVAQGNLSVTINQQANVNQPDTPFAGGQTVVTPQTEIAVQQSGGALQRVNASANLNNVVRTLNSLGATPMELMSILQAMQSAGCLRAKLEII; encoded by the coding sequence ATGCGGATTACTTCATTTTTCACCGTTCTGTTTGCCCTGCTGGCGCTGACCAGCATGCCCGTTTCGGCAGAGCGGATTCGCGATCTGGTGAATGTTCAGGGCGTGCGTGATAACGCACTGATTGGTTACGGATTGGTGGTCGGGCTTGATGGGTCAGGCGACCAAACCATGCAGACGCCTTTTACGACGCAGAGCCTGAATAACATGCTTTCCCAGTTGGGTATTACCGTCCCGACCGGAACCAATATGCAGCTTAAGAATGTCGCTGCGGTAATGGTCACGGCAAAGTTGCCGCCGTTTGCCCGAGCCGGGCAAAATATTGATGTTGTCGTTTCTTCGATGGGGAACGCCAAAAGTCTGCGCGGCGGGACATTGTTGATGACGCCATTAAAGGGTGTTGATAATCAGGTCTATGCATTAGCGCAAGGCAACGTACTGGTTGGCGGAGCCGGCGCCGCCGCCGGCGGCAGCAGCGTTCAGGTTAACCAGCTTGCCGGCGGTCGTATCAGCAATGGCGCGATTATTGAGCGTGAATTGCCGAACACGTTCGGCTCCACGAATACTATCATTCTGCAACTGAACGAAGATGATTTTACCATGGCGCAACGCATTAGCGACGCCATCAACCGTTCTGGTCTTAGCGGCAGCGCGACGCCATTAGATTCACGTACCGTCCAGGTTATGGTTCCACATGGTAATAGTTCGCAGGTTCGTTTCCTGGCAGATGTTCAAAATATTGAAATCAATATGGGCGCACAGGATGCCAAAGTAATTATTAATTCCCGCACCGGCTCGGTGGTGATGAACCGCGACGTCGTGTTGGGGAACTGTGCCGTTGCTCAGGGCAATCTGTCGGTGACGATCAACCAGCAAGCGAATGTCAATCAGCCCGATACGCCATTTGCCGGCGGGCAGACGGTTGTTACACCACAAACTGAAATTGCCGTCCAGCAGAGCGGTGGAGCGTTGCAGCGCGTTAACGCCAGCGCCAATTTGAATAATGTCGTGCGTACGTTGAATTCGTTAGGCGCAACGCCAATGGAGCTGATGTCCATCTTACAGGCAATGCAAAGCGCGGGTTGTCTGCGTGCCAAGTTGGAAATTATCTGA
- the flgA gene encoding flagellar basal body P-ring formation chaperone FlgA — translation MKIQNNLIWLLICLSVSPRGYAAATDLPTQLNEFFSARYKGSPNTTVKVVVKSPDSQWPQCERPQISLPTSTRTWGNISVSVRCGQQRKFIQTEVQVTGHYVVSSRIVNRGAKLESKDLRLNKGRLDQLPPRAIHTLSEAEGAITLRDLTPGQPITASMLRRAWIIKAGQNVQVFAQGEGFTINSEGKAMNNAAIGQSVRVRTASGQIISGIAGDDGIILIPQ, via the coding sequence ATGAAGATACAAAATAACCTCATATGGCTACTGATCTGTTTGTCAGTATCGCCGCGCGGTTATGCTGCAGCGACTGATCTTCCGACACAGTTAAATGAATTTTTTTCCGCACGCTATAAGGGGAGCCCCAATACGACTGTTAAGGTCGTGGTAAAATCGCCAGACTCACAGTGGCCACAGTGCGAAAGGCCGCAAATATCCTTACCGACAAGTACGCGCACCTGGGGTAATATCAGCGTTTCGGTTCGTTGCGGCCAGCAGCGTAAGTTCATCCAGACCGAGGTTCAGGTGACCGGACACTATGTGGTGAGCAGCCGTATCGTAAACCGCGGCGCAAAACTGGAAAGCAAGGATCTGCGCCTGAATAAAGGCCGCCTTGACCAGTTGCCGCCACGCGCCATACATACTCTGAGCGAGGCTGAAGGCGCGATTACCCTGCGTGATCTGACGCCGGGACAACCAATAACCGCATCCATGCTACGCAGAGCATGGATAATTAAGGCCGGTCAGAATGTTCAGGTGTTCGCTCAGGGAGAAGGCTTTACAATCAACAGCGAGGGTAAGGCTATGAATAATGCGGCGATTGGTCAGTCGGTCAGGGTCAGAACCGCATCAGGCCAAATAATAAGCGGCATCGCCGGCGATGATGGGATAATTCTTATTCCACAGTAA
- a CDS encoding flagellar protein FlhE → MRLARIAVAALFIIVPAAVFATPGAWNASQRGVVLEHRGVTASSPAFLPSPNMAVGSEKSVTLIYWRYESLSPEPVGLIVRLCTLRRCVKLDGASGQTRSFSGVPANSEFRFIYYIEGGGRLNRAFNVNSISLAVNYK, encoded by the coding sequence ATGAGACTTGCCCGGATAGCGGTTGCCGCACTATTTATCATTGTTCCTGCTGCGGTTTTTGCTACGCCGGGCGCGTGGAATGCCAGTCAAAGAGGGGTAGTGCTGGAGCATCGCGGCGTCACCGCCTCTTCTCCGGCATTTTTGCCTAGCCCTAATATGGCGGTCGGTAGCGAGAAGAGCGTTACCCTGATCTACTGGCGTTATGAGTCTTTGTCTCCTGAACCCGTCGGATTGATTGTCCGGCTTTGCACACTTCGGCGGTGTGTGAAACTGGATGGAGCAAGTGGGCAGACGCGAAGTTTTAGCGGCGTACCCGCTAATAGTGAATTCCGTTTTATATACTACATAGAAGGCGGCGGAAGGCTTAACCGGGCGTTTAACGTAAACAGTATCAGCCTGGCGGTTAACTATAAGTAA